One region of Sphingomonas kaistensis genomic DNA includes:
- a CDS encoding VRR-NUC domain-containing protein: MASEPLSEIAIVTLFRSRAKIVCPGVSIVAVPNAAKRTQWAAARAKREGMATGFPDLMAIAPGKIAFLEIKTAKGRVSAHQGEWLDRLHAMGFPCGVFRDADSALEFLRHEGFPFFGRLT, translated from the coding sequence GTGGCGTCTGAGCCCCTGTCCGAGATCGCGATCGTCACGCTCTTCCGCTCACGCGCGAAGATCGTTTGCCCCGGCGTGTCGATCGTCGCGGTGCCGAACGCTGCCAAGCGAACCCAGTGGGCGGCCGCGCGCGCCAAGCGCGAAGGCATGGCGACCGGCTTTCCCGACCTGATGGCGATCGCGCCGGGCAAGATCGCATTCCTGGAGATTAAGACGGCGAAGGGCCGGGTGTCGGCGCACCAAGGCGAGTGGCTGGATCGGCTTCACGCAATGGGCTTTCCTTGCGGCGTCTTTCGCGATGCCGACAGCGCGCTCGAGTTCCTGCGGCACGAGGGTTTCCCCTTTTTCGGAAGGCTTACCTGA
- a CDS encoding transcriptional regulator, giving the protein MGNKALKLAVDKAGGQSAFARLHGVSQPTVWAWLNNGKALPAEFVLRTEAETGISRHDLRPDIYPRENAA; this is encoded by the coding sequence ATGGGCAACAAAGCACTCAAGCTCGCCGTCGACAAGGCTGGAGGGCAATCCGCCTTCGCCAGACTGCACGGTGTCTCGCAGCCGACCGTCTGGGCGTGGCTCAACAACGGCAAGGCCCTTCCTGCTGAGTTCGTTCTTCGAACCGAAGCCGAGACCGGGATCAGCCGTCATGATCTGCGCCCCGACATCTACCCGCGCGAGAACGCGGCATGA